From Tachysurus fulvidraco isolate hzauxx_2018 chromosome 10, HZAU_PFXX_2.0, whole genome shotgun sequence, one genomic window encodes:
- the snx33 gene encoding sorting nexin-33 isoform X1: MGDELNPQHTQAKKGFVPTLSSLSGTTREVTMSLKAIALYTFQSENKEEISIQENEELVIFDENSVDGWIQGENSRGEKGLFPASYVEIIRPRSNSNLTDYSLSPAGSPGKEAFFTPSTNTTYYDDDYDDWDDWDDNSTVVEDEDPRRAVGANGHAQQSQYPNPNVQYRSRPHMERQDSISSSRKGSMVGRNLNRFSSFVRSGVEAFVLGDVPMMAKIAESYGIEMGPLGPHWKESPQPFSCSIEDPTKQTKFKGIKTYISYRVTPSHTGRPVYRRYKHFDWLYNRLLHKFTVISVPHLPEKQATGRFEEDFIEKRKRRLILWMDHMTSHPVLSQYEGFEHFLMCVDDKQWKLGKRRAEKDELVGAHFMLTLHIPKEHQDLQDVEERIDTFKAFAKKMDDSVMQLTHVASELVRKHIGGFRKEFQRLGNAFQSISQSFMLDPPNSCDALNNAISHTGRTYENIGEMFAEQPKYDLFHMLDKLSLYQGLLSNFPDIIHLQKGAFAKVKESQRMSDEGKMDQDEADGIRKRCRTVGFALQAEMNHFHQRREVDFKDMMQAYLRQQISFYQRVVQQLERTLHMYDSL, encoded by the exons ATGGGAGATGAGCTGAATCCTCAACACACGCAGGCGAAAAAGGGATTTGTTCCAACTTTGTCTTCGCTTTCTGGCACCACGAGAGAGGTTACGATGTCACTGAAAGCTATAGCACTTTACACTTTCCAGAGTGAAAACAAAGAGGAGATCAGCATACAGGAAAATGAAGAGCTGGTGATTTTTGACGAGAACTCTGTAGACGGTTGGATACAGGGTGAAAACAGCCGTGGGGAGAAAGGCCTCTTCCCTGCCTCGTACGTAGAGATAATTCGGCCACGTTCCAACTCGAACCTGACTGACTACTCTCTAAGCCCTGCAGGCTCCCCCGGCAAAGAGGCCTTCTTCACCCCGAGTACCAACACCACTTATTACGATGACGACTACGACGACTGGGACGACTGGGATGACAACTCCACGGTGGTCGAGGATGAAGACCCTCGTCGGGCGGTGGGTGCCAATGGTCACGCACAGCAGAGCCAGTACCCCAACCCTAACGTGCAATACCGTTCCAGGCCACACATGGAGCGTCAGGACAGCATCTCCAGTTCCAGGAAAGGCAGCATGGTAGGGCGCAACCTCAATCGCTTTTCCAGTTTTGTGCGCTCCGGTGTCGAAGCGTTTGTGCTCGGTGATGTGCCTATGATGGCAAAGATAGCTGAGTCATACGGCATCGAGATGGGCCCACTTGGGCCTCATTGGAAGGAGAGCCCTCAGCCTTTCAGCTGCTCCATTGAAGATCCCACTAAACAGACCAAGTTCAAGGGCATTAAGACTTACATTTCCTACAGAGTCACCCCCAGCCACACTGGCAGGCCCGTGTATCGGCGCTATAAGCACTTTGACTGGCTGTACAATCGCCTGTTGCACAAATTTACTGTCATTTCTGTACCCCACCTCCCTGAGAAACAAGCCACTGGTCGCTTTGAGGAAGACTTCATTGAAAAAAGAAAGCGGCGGCTCATCCTGTGGATGGATCACATGACCAGTCACCCGGTTCTGTCCCAGTACGAGGGCTTCGAACACTTCCTCATGTGTGTGGATGACAAGCAGTGGAAACTGGGAAAGCGTCGCGCTGAGAAGGACGAGTTGGTCGGAGCTCACTTTATGCTCACTCTCCACATCCCTAAAGAGCATCAAGACCTGCAAGACGTCGAGGAGCGCATCGATACCTTCAAGGCCTTCGCCAAGAAAATGGACGACAGCGTCATGCAGCTGACGCACGTTGCGTCTGAACTTGTTCGCAAGCATATCGGAGGCTTTCGAAAGGAGTTTCAGCGTCTGGGTAATGCGTTCCAGTCCATCAGCCAGTCGTTCATGCTGGACCCTCCGAACAGCTGCGATGCCCTGAACAACGCCATCTCACACACTGGTCGGACGTACGAGAACATCGGGGAGATGTTTGCAGAGCAGCCCAAATATGACCTGTTCCACATGCTGGATAAGCTCTCGCTGTACCAGGGCTTGCTGTCCAACTTTCCAGATATCATTCATTTACAGAAAG GTGCGTTCGCGAAGGTAAAAGAGTCCCAGCGCATGAGCGACGAAGGAAAGATGGATCAGGATGAGGCAGACGGTATCCGGAAGCGCTGCAGGACAGTGGGCTTCGCCTTGCAGGCTGAGATGAACCATTTCCACCAGCGCAGGGAGGTGGACTTTAAAGACATGATGCAGGCCTACTTACGTCAGCAGATCTCCTTCTACCAGCGCGTAGTGCAACAGCTCGAGAGAACCCTGCACATGTACGACAGCCTGTAG
- the snx33 gene encoding sorting nexin-33 isoform X2, with product MGDELNPQHTQAKKGFVPTLSSLSGTTREVTMSLKAIALYTFQSENKEEISIQENEELVIFDENSVDGWIQGENSRGEKGLFPASYVEIIRPRSNSNLTDYSLSPAGSPGKEAFFTPSTNTTYYDDDYDDWDDWDDNSTVVEDEDPRRAVGANGHAQQSQYPNPNVQYRSRPHMERQDSISSSRKGSMVGRNLNRFSSFVRSGVEAFVLGDVPMMAKIAESYGIEMGPLGPHWKESPQPFSCSIEDPTKQTKFKGIKTYISYRVTPSHTGRPVYRRYKHFDWLYNRLLHKFTVISVPHLPEKQATGRFEEDFIEKRKRRLILWMDHMTSHPVLSQYEGFEHFLMCVDDKQWKLGKRRAEKDELVGAHFMLTLHIPKEHQDLQDVEERIDTFKAFAKKMDDSVMQLTHVASELVRKHIGGFRKEFQRLGNAFQSISQSFMLDPPNSCDALNNAISHTGRTYENIGEMFAEQPKYDLFHMLDKLSLYQGLLSNFPDIIHLQKDQGGCVVSTENRRT from the exons ATGGGAGATGAGCTGAATCCTCAACACACGCAGGCGAAAAAGGGATTTGTTCCAACTTTGTCTTCGCTTTCTGGCACCACGAGAGAGGTTACGATGTCACTGAAAGCTATAGCACTTTACACTTTCCAGAGTGAAAACAAAGAGGAGATCAGCATACAGGAAAATGAAGAGCTGGTGATTTTTGACGAGAACTCTGTAGACGGTTGGATACAGGGTGAAAACAGCCGTGGGGAGAAAGGCCTCTTCCCTGCCTCGTACGTAGAGATAATTCGGCCACGTTCCAACTCGAACCTGACTGACTACTCTCTAAGCCCTGCAGGCTCCCCCGGCAAAGAGGCCTTCTTCACCCCGAGTACCAACACCACTTATTACGATGACGACTACGACGACTGGGACGACTGGGATGACAACTCCACGGTGGTCGAGGATGAAGACCCTCGTCGGGCGGTGGGTGCCAATGGTCACGCACAGCAGAGCCAGTACCCCAACCCTAACGTGCAATACCGTTCCAGGCCACACATGGAGCGTCAGGACAGCATCTCCAGTTCCAGGAAAGGCAGCATGGTAGGGCGCAACCTCAATCGCTTTTCCAGTTTTGTGCGCTCCGGTGTCGAAGCGTTTGTGCTCGGTGATGTGCCTATGATGGCAAAGATAGCTGAGTCATACGGCATCGAGATGGGCCCACTTGGGCCTCATTGGAAGGAGAGCCCTCAGCCTTTCAGCTGCTCCATTGAAGATCCCACTAAACAGACCAAGTTCAAGGGCATTAAGACTTACATTTCCTACAGAGTCACCCCCAGCCACACTGGCAGGCCCGTGTATCGGCGCTATAAGCACTTTGACTGGCTGTACAATCGCCTGTTGCACAAATTTACTGTCATTTCTGTACCCCACCTCCCTGAGAAACAAGCCACTGGTCGCTTTGAGGAAGACTTCATTGAAAAAAGAAAGCGGCGGCTCATCCTGTGGATGGATCACATGACCAGTCACCCGGTTCTGTCCCAGTACGAGGGCTTCGAACACTTCCTCATGTGTGTGGATGACAAGCAGTGGAAACTGGGAAAGCGTCGCGCTGAGAAGGACGAGTTGGTCGGAGCTCACTTTATGCTCACTCTCCACATCCCTAAAGAGCATCAAGACCTGCAAGACGTCGAGGAGCGCATCGATACCTTCAAGGCCTTCGCCAAGAAAATGGACGACAGCGTCATGCAGCTGACGCACGTTGCGTCTGAACTTGTTCGCAAGCATATCGGAGGCTTTCGAAAGGAGTTTCAGCGTCTGGGTAATGCGTTCCAGTCCATCAGCCAGTCGTTCATGCTGGACCCTCCGAACAGCTGCGATGCCCTGAACAACGCCATCTCACACACTGGTCGGACGTACGAGAACATCGGGGAGATGTTTGCAGAGCAGCCCAAATATGACCTGTTCCACATGCTGGATAAGCTCTCGCTGTACCAGGGCTTGCTGTCCAACTTTCCAGATATCATTCATTTACAGAAAG aCCAGGGAGGCTGTGTTGTGTCAACCGAGAACAGGAGAACGTAG
- the snupn gene encoding snurportin-1 isoform X2, translating into MILVNMMSVMEALTEALSSSFCVTREHNSTSAPHPRLAQYKSKYSALDQDERRRKFLKEQKEKRLNYVNHARRLAAGDWTGTDSDEEEKQKSQEQDEVEDEGMEVEQHKKLPRHYANQLMLSEWLVDIPTELSADWLLVVCPVGKRSLIVASKGSTSSYTKSGYCVNRFPSLLPGGNRHNSAMGKDYTILDCIYSDVDRTYYILDVMCWRGHPVYDCSTEFRFYWLQSKVEEVEGLSEICNRNPFRFVSLSSISCTTESIQKGLAHDYSFSVDGLLFYHRETHYTPGSTPLVGWLRPYMVKDILGIEVPECPLTTKPDYATHQMQQILEHKKPSSEVRPADQNGRYELEYLSTPELQTGSGNQKESMES; encoded by the exons atgataCTCGTGAACATGAT GTCTGTAATGGAAGCCCTGACTGAGGCGCTGTCCTCCAGCTTCTGTGTAACCAGAGAACACAACAGTACCTCAGCCCCACATCCTCGCCTGGCTCAGTACAAGAGCAAATACAGCGCTTTGGACCAGGATGAACGGCGGAGGAAGTTCCTGAAGGAGCAGAAGGA gaAAAGGCTAAACTATGTGAATCATGCCCGCCGTTTGGCAGCCGGAGACTGGACAGGGACGGACAGTGACGAGGAGGAGAAACAGAAAAGTCAGGAGCAGGATGAAGTGGAAGACGAGGGGATGGAGGTTGAGCAGCACAAAAAGTTGCCAAGGCACTACGCCAACCAG CTGATGTTGTCAGAGTGGCTGGTGGACATCCCTACAGAGCTTAGTGCTGATTGGCTCCTGGTGGTCTGTCCAGTAGGGAAGCGCTCGCTCATCGTTGCATCAAAG GGTTCTACTTCATCATACACTAAAAGTGGGTACTGTGTGAACCGGTTCCCTTCTTTGCTCCCAGGAGGAAACAGACACAACTCAGCCATGGGGAAAG ATTACACCATCCTGGACTGTATTTACAGTGATGTGGACAGGACGTACTACATCCTGGATGTGATGTGCTGGAGGGGGCATCCAGTCTACGACTGCTCG ACTGAGTTCCGGTTCTACTGGTTGCAGTCGAAGGTGGAAGAGGTAGAAGGACTGTCGGAGATCTGCAACCGAAACCCT TTCCGGTTTGTGAGTCTGTCCAGCATCAGCTGTACAACAGAGTCCATTCAAAAGGGCCTGGCGCACGACTACAGCTTCAGC GTGGACGGGCTGCTGTTCTACCACCGTGAGACTCACTACACCCCGGGCAGCACACCGCTGGTGGGGTGGCTCAGACCCTACATGGTGAAAGACATCCTGGGGATCGAGGTGCCTGAGTGCCCCCTCACCACCAAGCCAGACTACGCTACACACCAGATGCAGCAGATCCTGGAGCACAAGAAGCCGTCCAGTGAGGTCCGGCCTGCGGATCAGAACGGAAGATACGAGTTAGAGTATCTGTCCACGCCAGAGCTGCAAACAGGAAGCGGCAACCAGAAAGAAAGCATGGAGAGCTGA
- the snupn gene encoding snurportin-1 isoform X1: MEALTEALSSSFCVTREHNSTSAPHPRLAQYKSKYSALDQDERRRKFLKEQKEKRLNYVNHARRLAAGDWTGTDSDEEEKQKSQEQDEVEDEGMEVEQHKKLPRHYANQLMLSEWLVDIPTELSADWLLVVCPVGKRSLIVASKGSTSSYTKSGYCVNRFPSLLPGGNRHNSAMGKDYTILDCIYSDVDRTYYILDVMCWRGHPVYDCSTEFRFYWLQSKVEEVEGLSEICNRNPFRFVSLSSISCTTESIQKGLAHDYSFSVDGLLFYHRETHYTPGSTPLVGWLRPYMVKDILGIEVPECPLTTKPDYATHQMQQILEHKKPSSEVRPADQNGRYELEYLSTPELQTGSGNQKESMES, encoded by the exons ATGGAAGCCCTGACTGAGGCGCTGTCCTCCAGCTTCTGTGTAACCAGAGAACACAACAGTACCTCAGCCCCACATCCTCGCCTGGCTCAGTACAAGAGCAAATACAGCGCTTTGGACCAGGATGAACGGCGGAGGAAGTTCCTGAAGGAGCAGAAGGA gaAAAGGCTAAACTATGTGAATCATGCCCGCCGTTTGGCAGCCGGAGACTGGACAGGGACGGACAGTGACGAGGAGGAGAAACAGAAAAGTCAGGAGCAGGATGAAGTGGAAGACGAGGGGATGGAGGTTGAGCAGCACAAAAAGTTGCCAAGGCACTACGCCAACCAG CTGATGTTGTCAGAGTGGCTGGTGGACATCCCTACAGAGCTTAGTGCTGATTGGCTCCTGGTGGTCTGTCCAGTAGGGAAGCGCTCGCTCATCGTTGCATCAAAG GGTTCTACTTCATCATACACTAAAAGTGGGTACTGTGTGAACCGGTTCCCTTCTTTGCTCCCAGGAGGAAACAGACACAACTCAGCCATGGGGAAAG ATTACACCATCCTGGACTGTATTTACAGTGATGTGGACAGGACGTACTACATCCTGGATGTGATGTGCTGGAGGGGGCATCCAGTCTACGACTGCTCG ACTGAGTTCCGGTTCTACTGGTTGCAGTCGAAGGTGGAAGAGGTAGAAGGACTGTCGGAGATCTGCAACCGAAACCCT TTCCGGTTTGTGAGTCTGTCCAGCATCAGCTGTACAACAGAGTCCATTCAAAAGGGCCTGGCGCACGACTACAGCTTCAGC GTGGACGGGCTGCTGTTCTACCACCGTGAGACTCACTACACCCCGGGCAGCACACCGCTGGTGGGGTGGCTCAGACCCTACATGGTGAAAGACATCCTGGGGATCGAGGTGCCTGAGTGCCCCCTCACCACCAAGCCAGACTACGCTACACACCAGATGCAGCAGATCCTGGAGCACAAGAAGCCGTCCAGTGAGGTCCGGCCTGCGGATCAGAACGGAAGATACGAGTTAGAGTATCTGTCCACGCCAGAGCTGCAAACAGGAAGCGGCAACCAGAAAGAAAGCATGGAGAGCTGA
- the snupn gene encoding snurportin-1 isoform X3 has product MPAVWQPETGQGRTVTRRRNRKVRSRMKWKTRGWRLSSTKSCQGTTPTRKIGRKASRKIGRKLMLSEWLVDIPTELSADWLLVVCPVGKRSLIVASKGSTSSYTKSGYCVNRFPSLLPGGNRHNSAMGKDYTILDCIYSDVDRTYYILDVMCWRGHPVYDCSTEFRFYWLQSKVEEVEGLSEICNRNPFRFVSLSSISCTTESIQKGLAHDYSFSVDGLLFYHRETHYTPGSTPLVGWLRPYMVKDILGIEVPECPLTTKPDYATHQMQQILEHKKPSSEVRPADQNGRYELEYLSTPELQTGSGNQKESMES; this is encoded by the exons ATGCCCGCCGTTTGGCAGCCGGAGACTGGACAGGGACGGACAGTGACGAGGAGGAGAAACAGAAAAGTCAGGAGCAGGATGAAGTGGAAGACGAGGGGATGGAGGTTGAGCAGCACAAAAAGTTGCCAAGGCACTACGCCAACCAG GAAAATTGGAAGGAAGGCAAGTAGGAAGATTGGAAGGAAG CTGATGTTGTCAGAGTGGCTGGTGGACATCCCTACAGAGCTTAGTGCTGATTGGCTCCTGGTGGTCTGTCCAGTAGGGAAGCGCTCGCTCATCGTTGCATCAAAG GGTTCTACTTCATCATACACTAAAAGTGGGTACTGTGTGAACCGGTTCCCTTCTTTGCTCCCAGGAGGAAACAGACACAACTCAGCCATGGGGAAAG ATTACACCATCCTGGACTGTATTTACAGTGATGTGGACAGGACGTACTACATCCTGGATGTGATGTGCTGGAGGGGGCATCCAGTCTACGACTGCTCG ACTGAGTTCCGGTTCTACTGGTTGCAGTCGAAGGTGGAAGAGGTAGAAGGACTGTCGGAGATCTGCAACCGAAACCCT TTCCGGTTTGTGAGTCTGTCCAGCATCAGCTGTACAACAGAGTCCATTCAAAAGGGCCTGGCGCACGACTACAGCTTCAGC GTGGACGGGCTGCTGTTCTACCACCGTGAGACTCACTACACCCCGGGCAGCACACCGCTGGTGGGGTGGCTCAGACCCTACATGGTGAAAGACATCCTGGGGATCGAGGTGCCTGAGTGCCCCCTCACCACCAAGCCAGACTACGCTACACACCAGATGCAGCAGATCCTGGAGCACAAGAAGCCGTCCAGTGAGGTCCGGCCTGCGGATCAGAACGGAAGATACGAGTTAGAGTATCTGTCCACGCCAGAGCTGCAAACAGGAAGCGGCAACCAGAAAGAAAGCATGGAGAGCTGA
- the snupn gene encoding snurportin-1 isoform X4, with the protein MPAVWQPETGQGRTVTRRRNRKVRSRMKWKTRGWRLSSTKSCQGTTPTRKIGRKLMLSEWLVDIPTELSADWLLVVCPVGKRSLIVASKGSTSSYTKSGYCVNRFPSLLPGGNRHNSAMGKDYTILDCIYSDVDRTYYILDVMCWRGHPVYDCSTEFRFYWLQSKVEEVEGLSEICNRNPFRFVSLSSISCTTESIQKGLAHDYSFSVDGLLFYHRETHYTPGSTPLVGWLRPYMVKDILGIEVPECPLTTKPDYATHQMQQILEHKKPSSEVRPADQNGRYELEYLSTPELQTGSGNQKESMES; encoded by the exons ATGCCCGCCGTTTGGCAGCCGGAGACTGGACAGGGACGGACAGTGACGAGGAGGAGAAACAGAAAAGTCAGGAGCAGGATGAAGTGGAAGACGAGGGGATGGAGGTTGAGCAGCACAAAAAGTTGCCAAGGCACTACGCCAACCAG GAAAATTGGAAGGAAG CTGATGTTGTCAGAGTGGCTGGTGGACATCCCTACAGAGCTTAGTGCTGATTGGCTCCTGGTGGTCTGTCCAGTAGGGAAGCGCTCGCTCATCGTTGCATCAAAG GGTTCTACTTCATCATACACTAAAAGTGGGTACTGTGTGAACCGGTTCCCTTCTTTGCTCCCAGGAGGAAACAGACACAACTCAGCCATGGGGAAAG ATTACACCATCCTGGACTGTATTTACAGTGATGTGGACAGGACGTACTACATCCTGGATGTGATGTGCTGGAGGGGGCATCCAGTCTACGACTGCTCG ACTGAGTTCCGGTTCTACTGGTTGCAGTCGAAGGTGGAAGAGGTAGAAGGACTGTCGGAGATCTGCAACCGAAACCCT TTCCGGTTTGTGAGTCTGTCCAGCATCAGCTGTACAACAGAGTCCATTCAAAAGGGCCTGGCGCACGACTACAGCTTCAGC GTGGACGGGCTGCTGTTCTACCACCGTGAGACTCACTACACCCCGGGCAGCACACCGCTGGTGGGGTGGCTCAGACCCTACATGGTGAAAGACATCCTGGGGATCGAGGTGCCTGAGTGCCCCCTCACCACCAAGCCAGACTACGCTACACACCAGATGCAGCAGATCCTGGAGCACAAGAAGCCGTCCAGTGAGGTCCGGCCTGCGGATCAGAACGGAAGATACGAGTTAGAGTATCTGTCCACGCCAGAGCTGCAAACAGGAAGCGGCAACCAGAAAGAAAGCATGGAGAGCTGA